The window TTTTTAAACGGCATCTACCCACAGTCATCTCGCTCGAGTTGTTCAACTGTCTACTAGCAAACCAGAGCAAATCTCCCCACTCAAAGATTTCTTGGGCGGCATCATCAGCTTTCAGAACACTCACATTGTCCATAAAGTTACTCCTTCGGGACGCACAAAGGGAATCAGGCTATGTCGTCCAGCAGTCCAGCGGGACTCTAATTATGTGATGATACAAGATTACGATCACTATTACGCAAGAATCTGTTTCGCTGACGAATTCGTCATTACCAAGAATCCAAAAACTCTTCTGCATTCCTACAAGCTCGCTCGATCTCTAGAACCAGGTTTTCTTGTGAACGAACTTCTGGGCGTTGTGACGCCCAACCTAGCGTCACCAGCCGTCGGACAAGAACAAACAATGGAATTAATGAAATTGCAGAGTCATTCAATGGCCGCAGGATAACGTAGCCTGCGATCATCGACTCCAATATCGGTTTAAAGAGGGGATGATCAGTGTAATTCGTTATTGCGATAGCTAATTCGTATGCGTGCCAGCCGAAAGCCGAATCGTCAAAGTCGATAATGTGAAGCCCACCAGCGCTGACAACAACATTCTCCGGGTGCAGATCAGCATGAATCAAACTGTATGTTCTTGGTGAGGTGGCGTAGTCTGATAGAACCTCGGTTGCAACTTGTTTCACCTCTTTAATTAACTTGGTTTGCTTACAATCATATTGGGGAAGGTCCCAAAAATTACCCCAAAAAGGATTTTGACCGACAAGCCCGTCAACGTCCAAATTAGGGCGCTCAAAGTCTGCAGGCAGAAGCCATTCTGATGACTGATTATGTATTCGTGCTGCGGTTTGGCCTAGCTGCCCAAAGTATTGGCGTATCGAAGCTTCATCTGTATTCGGACCAATTAAATTCCCAAGCAGCTCACCTTCGACCCAGTGGAGCATGCTGACATTGCGCATCTCATCAGACCCCGGTAGAGGCAGCGCCACGTAGGCATTACCATCAGGAGTCAACAATGGTTTGGGAACGTCTATACCTTCCTTTCGAAGAGCTTTTGTCCAGAGTAATTCGGAGTTAAGTTCTTTGAGAGTGTGATAAGTGGGTCTATGAATACGAAGTACATACGTTTGCCCGTTAGCATCTACCCGGAACGCGACATTTTCGCTGATAGCTAGATTTTCAAGACATGCCCCATCAAGATTCCACGCCTCAAGAGCTCTTTTAGCGATAATGCGGAAGGGAAGCCACCTATCAATTGGCATACAGTTCCTTTAGCGTCTCCTCAAAAGCACTGAGAAACAGATCGGCATGTTCTCTCAAAAACACTAACGGTGGACGGATTTTTAGAACATTCTTATGCACTCCAGAGTTGCTAATAAGAAACCCCATATCTTTTAGGTTGTTCACTACAGCTACAGCCCCTAATTCGTCCGGAAATTTCGTACCATAGTCCTGGATCCAATCAATTCCGACGAATAAACCATGACCTCGGACGTCACCCATGCATTCCCACGAGTGCTGCAAGCCCCTTAATTCCGTAATCAGATAGGAACCGACATCGATCACGTTTTTCTGAAGATTTTCTTCTTCAATCACATCTAGGACCGCCATCCCGACAGCTGCCTGGAGCGGAGTTGATGCGAAAGTATTGAAATAACCGGTTGCTTTACGGAACTGCGTAATATGTTTGTGTCTGGCTGCTGTTGCCGCCAAAGGAAACCCGTTACCCATTGGTTTCCCCATAGTGACAATGTCTGGTAAGAAGTCTGTAGTCTCGTAACCCCACCAATGTCCAGTGCGGCAGAATCCAGCTTGTACCTCGTCGGCAATAAATAGTCCACCTGCATTACGAACCATTTCTGCCGCACGCGGCATGAAATCGATTGGAATGTCAGGTAATCCCTCGTTAGCTAGGATTGAGCAGACTAACATACCAGCTAGTTTTGTCCCTTGCTCTTTAAAGGCTTGTATCGCTGATTCAATCTGGTCTAGGTAAAGTGTTGTCAGAGCACTGCCGCCGACATTCTCAATCAGGGGCCGGAATGTTTGTGGGAAATTAATGGTGCGAAAGTCAGTACTAGCGTCTCTTCCCGTAACTTTACGAACTTCTGCACTATTGCCGTGGTACCCAGCATTCGTACCGATAATGCCTTGCCCGCCGGTTACAGAACGAGCGATCCTTATAGCTACTTCACTGGCTTCGGTACCAGAACAGGAAAACACGACGCTTGTCAACGGGTTTATGTGTAATTCCATCAAACGCTCCGCGTAATTGAGGATGCCCTCATGTAGGTAGCGGCTGTGTACGTTAAGGGTAGAGGCTTGATCACTTAACGCCGCTACTACATGTGGATGGGAGTGTCCTACACACGGAACATTGTTGTACATGTCAAGATATTTCCTACCGTCAGCATCAAAGAGCCATACCCCCTCACCCCGGACGACGTGGACGGGTTCCTCGTAAAAAACGGGGGTACCACCCCCTAAAAGTTTCTCACGGCGATCCGAGATAGTTTTGTGATTCACCTATGGCGTTCCTTCCCTTAAGTAGGCTGTCAGTCATCGTATTCAACTGCAATCTCATCATCATTGATTATTACGGGATAGGTTTTCACTCGCACGTTTGGATCGACAAGACATTGACCAGTAGCAATTTCAAATTCCCATAAGTGCCAAGGACACCGAATGATCTCACCATCACGCTCGAACCTAAGTCCATTAAAGTTCGAAGAGCCGGGACCTTCAGATGTCACGTGTCCAGTTACTCGGCCCGTACATAAGGGACCAAAATTATGAGGGCAAATGTTTCGCAGGGCATGAAAAGACCCGTTGACATTAAATACACCTATACCGGCTCGACCCCGAAAAGGTACCACCAGTTTTCTTTCCCCAGGAGGAATATCGTTAACTTTACCGACCATCACGCGCGTCATTAAAGTTCCTTTAGAGGCCGAACATTTCGGCAGCATTTTTGGAGAAAATGCGCTGGTGTAGATTGGGCTCGAGTGGAGGGAAATTAGTAGTTGGATCATCCCAGTCGTAATGGGGAAAGTCCGAACAGTAAATGAGAGTCTCGTCAGCATGCATAGAATCAAGCATCCCTAGAAGCTGATCTGGCGTTTCCGGTTCATGCATGGGTTGCGAGCCAACCCGGACGTTACGACGAAAGTACTCACTTGGCAACATCTTAAGCCAAGGAGTTTGATCTCGCAGGGCTTTCCAATCGGCGTCCATGTGCCACATTAAACCGATCGCCCAATACTGTTGCACCTCGATAAAGGCAACCTTCAGGTTTGGGTATTTTTCGAAGACGCCTTCACAAATCATGGAAGCGCAATGTGCAGTGGCTTGTGCTGGACGGGCCATCCGTTCCTCCATGTAATAGGTAGGCATTCCAACAGCAGAGATCGGAGGAGCTATACCTGCTCCTGCAGCCCCAGCATGCACAATTACTCCGAGATTAGATTGTTCGCATGCTTCCCAAAGAGGGTGATAAAAGCGGTTTCCGTAGGGAAATCGGGCGCCATTCGGAATGGTTATCCCGACAACCTGAGGATGATCAGCAAGACGTTTGACCTCCTGGACGGCCTGTATAGGATCAGATGGCGAGACCATAATCGCCGCTAGGAGCCTCTCGTCATGGGGTAGCCATTGCTCGAGCGTGAAGTCGTTGAAGGCCCGGCAAAGCGCGGCAGCATAATCTACATCCGGAAGGACACACACTGAGTAGAACGGAGGGGGGCCCGTTAGGAGAGCATAGTCAACCTGCCAAACATCGAGATGTCGCTCCCGAAGAAAGGCGTAATTATCGCAGCGTTCTCTCATCTGTATGCCGTCATCCCTTCCTTCTGAGAGGTCGGGCCGATTCATGCGCCATGGCACATTAAAGTATCCGCTACTGGGAAGCAACAAACCTTGGTCGGTCAATATTTCTTGATGAGCGCGAGAGAGAAAGGGGAAGAGGTCTTTCGGTGACCTAACGTTATGATGGACATCACAGTCAATAAGAGCAACGTCTTCGCTGGTTTTTTCAGGCCACCCTGGAGCCGAGATTGGGTGCGTACCTAGTTGCGCCATAATACCCGTCCTCCTCAATGATTCGGGTGGCAATTGCTAGGATTTATGAGAGATGCAACGCCGTACCCGGAAGGTAAAAATCTGGTTGAACCATAGCACGATAGACATCCCACCCAAACTCTCGAAACAATAACCATCGTTCGTCTTAGCCTGCGTTAAGCCATCTTTATCCTGCACAAAAAATTCTGAGCAGATAACCATCCAGTAAGTTTATGAGGGAATACTCTATTAAGGAAGTAACGAGGCCATTCATGGAATCCGGCTACTGGACAATATATTTAGCTACGATCGGATTAAAGGCATCTTTTGATTAGCCGAAAGTAGGGAGAGGTAACTTACCTCGATTTGAAAAAACAAAGTATTGAAACTATGATAAGCCAATAGAACTTTGGAGGTTTCTAAGGTGCATATGGATGACGTAATTATTGATCCCGATAAAATTGCGACTTTCCAGCATTCCGGTTACACACTCGTCCCTGGTCTTTTCTGTCGAGATGAAATTAACCATTATCGAGAGCATTTTAAGGCAATTAATCTATCTCTACGAGCGGAAGAGACGTCAACCGTTCAGGGGGTTGAATTTGATGCTGACTCAATGCAGAAGAGGCCGATAGAAAAAATAATCCAAAATAACGCCGAACGATCTTATCGAACCTTACATGATGGCGACCCTTTGGCGGTTTTTCCCCGAATAATGCAGCCGCATCGATATGACCAGCTGAGTCTCTCTTGGCTCCTCGATCAACGTATACGTACCTGGCTAAAAGCCTTGTTAGGGCGAGATCCCTATGCTG is drawn from Trueperaceae bacterium and contains these coding sequences:
- a CDS encoding amidohydrolase — encoded protein: MAQLGTHPISAPGWPEKTSEDVALIDCDVHHNVRSPKDLFPFLSRAHQEILTDQGLLLPSSGYFNVPWRMNRPDLSEGRDDGIQMRERCDNYAFLRERHLDVWQVDYALLTGPPPFYSVCVLPDVDYAAALCRAFNDFTLEQWLPHDERLLAAIMVSPSDPIQAVQEVKRLADHPQVVGITIPNGARFPYGNRFYHPLWEACEQSNLGVIVHAGAAGAGIAPPISAVGMPTYYMEERMARPAQATAHCASMICEGVFEKYPNLKVAFIEVQQYWAIGLMWHMDADWKALRDQTPWLKMLPSEYFRRNVRVGSQPMHEPETPDQLLGMLDSMHADETLIYCSDFPHYDWDDPTTNFPPLEPNLHQRIFSKNAAEMFGL
- a CDS encoding aminoglycoside phosphotransferase — protein: MPIDRWLPFRIIAKRALEAWNLDGACLENLAISENVAFRVDANGQTYVLRIHRPTYHTLKELNSELLWTKALRKEGIDVPKPLLTPDGNAYVALPLPGSDEMRNVSMLHWVEGELLGNLIGPNTDEASIRQYFGQLGQTAARIHNQSSEWLLPADFERPNLDVDGLVGQNPFWGNFWDLPQYDCKQTKLIKEVKQVATEVLSDYATSPRTYSLIHADLHPENVVVSAGGLHIIDFDDSAFGWHAYELAIAITNYTDHPLFKPILESMIAGYVILRPLNDSAISLIPLFVLVRRLVTLGWASQRPEVRSQENLVLEIERACRNAEEFLDSW
- a CDS encoding aspartate aminotransferase family protein, producing MNHKTISDRREKLLGGGTPVFYEEPVHVVRGEGVWLFDADGRKYLDMYNNVPCVGHSHPHVVAALSDQASTLNVHSRYLHEGILNYAERLMELHINPLTSVVFSCSGTEASEVAIRIARSVTGGQGIIGTNAGYHGNSAEVRKVTGRDASTDFRTINFPQTFRPLIENVGGSALTTLYLDQIESAIQAFKEQGTKLAGMLVCSILANEGLPDIPIDFMPRAAEMVRNAGGLFIADEVQAGFCRTGHWWGYETTDFLPDIVTMGKPMGNGFPLAATAARHKHITQFRKATGYFNTFASTPLQAAVGMAVLDVIEEENLQKNVIDVGSYLITELRGLQHSWECMGDVRGHGLFVGIDWIQDYGTKFPDELGAVAVVNNLKDMGFLISNSGVHKNVLKIRPPLVFLREHADLFLSAFEETLKELYAN
- a CDS encoding (2Fe-2S)-binding protein, which gives rise to MTRVMVGKVNDIPPGERKLVVPFRGRAGIGVFNVNGSFHALRNICPHNFGPLCTGRVTGHVTSEGPGSSNFNGLRFERDGEIIRCPWHLWEFEIATGQCLVDPNVRVKTYPVIINDDEIAVEYDD